The genomic window AAGACTTAAAAGTTGAATTAGATTACATGTTAGATGTAAAAAAATATTATGAGCAAGTTTTATTGCATATTGATAAAAAGATTCTAAGTGAAGAAGACGCTGTTAAAATTCTTCAAGATTTAGAAGATATGAGAGATGATGAGGATGATATATAAAAATGTTTGATTTGGAAATTTATGAAATAGTTAATATTTTAGGTTTATTTATAGGAATTGCTTTTGGTGTGATTGCTCAAAAAAACCAGTTTTGTTTTAGTGGTTCAATAAAAGATTATATTCTTACAAAATCTACAAAAAGAGGTGCTTCTGTTATTATGGCTATGATTATTGCCATAGTGTCTACAACTTTGATGGCAAATCATTTTGATATTGATTTAACTCAATCAAATTATTTTAAAAGTAATATAAATTATTTTGCAATAATTTTCGGTGGATTACTTTTTGGAACAGGAATGATGGTTGCAGATGGTTGTAGTAGTAGAAGTTTAGTTAAATATGGGCAAGGCGATTCAAATGCTTTGATTACTTTAATATTTATTGCTATTTTTGCTTATGCAACTACAAAAGGCTTGTTATATGGAGTTTTAAGTCCATTTACAAATAATCCTTTTTTAATAGAACTGTCATCATATATCAAAAATGTTCAAATGAATATATTTGTAGTTTTAGCTATTTTAATAGTGATTTTATTAGTTTTAGTAAAAAAAGTAAAAAGAATTTTTTCTTTAGTTGATGGAGCTTTAATTGGATTATTAGTGAGTATTGCTTGGTTTGTAAGTGGTTATATTGGAGCAGATAGTATGGAAAGAGAAATTGAACTTTCTAGTATTACTTTTGTTTATCCAACTGCTAAAACATTAGAGTTATTTACATATTATCAAGTAAATGAATTATCATTTGGAATTACAATTATTTGTGGTGTATTAGTTGGAACTTTTCTTATGTCTTTTATAAACAGAAAATATAGTTTTGGATGTACGTCAACTCAAACTTTTAATAAAGTAAAATATAATATGATTGGTGGAGCTTTAATGGGAACTGGTGGAATTTTAGCCATTGGTTGTACAGTTGGACAAGGTTTATCTGGACTTTCAACTTTGGCATTTTCTTCAGCACTTGCAATTATATCTATTTTTGTATCAGGTTTGATTACTGCTAAAATTTTAAATAAATATGATAAATTGCCAATGTGTTTTATATTTGAATGGGATGATGATAAGAAAAATAAACCTATAGATTTCCAAATCTAATAGGCATAAAAAAAGGCTTTAAACTTTCGTTTAAAGCCTTTTTTTTAAGAGATTAGTTCAATTGATATTGAACTATGTAATCTCTCATTAAAGGTGGTGTATCATAATAATTTTCATTGCTATCAGCTAAAAGAGCATTATTTTGATTATTCGCATCTTCTGTTCCTTCTGTTGCTTCTTCATGTTCATCATTTTTTGATTCAAATCCAGTTGCAACAATAGTTATTTTTACTTCATCTTTTTCTAGTGTACTATCAGAAGTTGTACCAAAAATAATCTCAGCATTAGAATCCATTCTATCGTTAATAGTTCCCATTACATCATTAATTGCAAATAATGAAACTTGTGGATGAATATTAAAGTGAATTAAAATACCTTTTGCTCCATTTAATGAAACTTTATCGAGTAAAGGAGAATCAATAGCATCTTCTAAAGCTCTTTGAGCAGCGTTTTCACCCTTTGCTCTCCCTATTCCCATTAATGCCATACCTTTATGTTGCATGATTGTTTTAACGTCTGCAAAGTCTGTATTAATATCAGAATTACCTGGATTTAAAATAACTTCAGACATTCCATTTACAGCTTGGTATAAAATATTATCAATGATTTTGAAAGCGTCTTTCATCCCAACATTTTCATCAATAATTTCTAATAATCTGTCATTTGGTACAATAATGATTGAATCACTTACTTTTTTAAGTTCTTCAAGTCCAAGATTTGCTAAACCTGCTCTTTTTTTACCTTCCCACGTAAATGGTTTTGTAACAACAGAAACAGTTAATGCTCCGATTTCTTTTGCAGCTTTTGCAATTATTGCAGCAGCTCCAGTTCCAGTTCCACCACCAAGACCAGCAGCAATAAAAATAATATCAGCACCTTTTAAAGTAGCTTTTATCTCTTCATAACTTTCAACAGCTGAATCTCGTCCAACTTCCGGTTTCATACCAGCACCTAAACCTTTTGTAAGTTTAAGTCCTAATTGTATTTTTTTTGGAGCTTTTGAGATATGTAAAACTTGTAAATCTGTGTTGGCAGCAATTAAATCAATTTTATGAGAACCCTCATTTATCATGTGGTTAATCATATTACAACCACCACCACCTACTCCAATAACAGCAATTTTTGCTACATTATCAGATAGAACTTTGCTTGGCATATCCACTTTTATATCGTCAACTCTAAATAAATTTTCCATTAAAACCACTCCGATACTTTATTCCAGAATTTTGAAACGCCCTTTTTCTTATCTCTTACTAAAGGTGTTAAAATTGTAGAATTATCTTTTATTTGAATTTCTTCTCTAACATGTTGTGTCATTGGTTTTTCAGAAGTATTTTCAACAACTGAAATCTTTGGCTCCATCATTCTATCTTTTTTTAGTGGCTTAACAAGTTTTTTACTTGAGTCTAATTGATAACTTCTATTAGTTCCTAAAGAGTAGAATAATAATCCAACTATTGTAGCCATATTAGCTTCATCGAAACTCATAAAACCATTTTTAATGTTTTTAGGATTTGATACACTAATTGGAATACCTTCATAAATTTTTTCAGCAAGTTTTTTGATACCATCAAGATAACTCATTCCACCAGTTATTACAATACCTGAACCTGTATTATCTAAATGTCCACTTTTTTTAAGTTTATTTTTTACTAAAACTAAAACTTCTTCAACACGTGCATGAATAATTGTTTGAATATAATCAAGTGCAACTTCAGAAATACTCTCTTCATCACCAATTCTTGGAATTTTAACTTTTGTAACACCTAATTCGTTGTTTGGAGAGTAGTTTCTTAATAGTGAACCATATTCAAGTTTTATTTTTTCTGCTGCTGAGGGAGGAGTATGTAACATAACAGATAAGTCATTTGTAATATGGTTTGAACCAACAGGAATAAAACCATTAAAGATAATTGAATTACCTTTAAAATATACAAATTCTGTAGTTGTAGCACCTAAATTAATAACAATAGCTCCAAACTTTTTTTGTTGATCATCAAGAACAGCTAAAGCTGATGAATAAGAATCTAAAACAAATTTAACGATTTCAATTCCAGATGTTTTAAGTGCTGATTTTATATTTGTTAAAGCTGTTCTTTTTGCAGTTACAATATAAACAGAAACTTCAAGTCGGCTCCCATTCATATTTAAAGGATTATCAACTTCAACAGAATCATCAACTTTAAAAAATATTGGAACAACATGTACAACTTCATATTCAGGAACTATCGTTGCATTATACAAAGCCATTTGCATAACTTGATTTATTTCTGTTTCAGTAATAAGACCATTTGGAACATTAACTGAACCACTACTTCTTATACTTTTTGAATAACTTCCAGAAATAGAGACAACAGTTGTATCTATTAATTCTGTAGTTGTTCTTTTTGCTATTGAAACTGCATCTTTTATAGCTTTTGAAGCTTCTTCAATATTTATTATAAGACCTTTATTAATTCCGCCACTTCTTTGAATACCAGTACCTAATATATTTATATTATATTCTAAATCATGTTTTGCAATAACTGCTGTAATATTAGATGAACCAATATCAATTGCTAGAAAAGTATTATTCAATGATTACTCCTTCTCTTTATTTGAAGATTGTATTTCAAAAGTATTTTCTAATTTTTTCATTAAATTTGTCATTAATTCTTCCTCTTGAAGTTGTATAATTGTTCCTTTTACAACATCATCTTTTGCTTTATTATAATCAGCAAATTTAGAATTATTTATTTTATATAGTACTTCTTTTCCATCTAGTTTTACAACTCCTTCTTTTGAAGTTGCTGAAAATAATTCATTTAAAAATTTAGCCGCATCTTTTTGTTCTAATCCTGGGATTTTATCTATTGATTCTCTAGTAATACCTGTTATTTCAGTACCTTGAAAATCTTTGAGTTGAGAAGCAGATAACTCATCAAGTTTTTTTGCTTTCATGATTTTTTCATAATCTTTAGTAACTAAAGGTAAAGCTTCTTCAAAAAATAAAGCTTGTGATGGATTTTTCTTATTAAGTTTTGCAATCACATATTTATTATTTTCTAAAAATGGTTTTGCAATTTCTCCCTCTGTTAACTCAAGAATTTTTGAATTATCTTCTAAGAAAGGTAATAAAGACTCTTTATAATTTACTTTTGCGTCAAGCTTTTCTTCATCTTTTTTGATTTTTAAATAGATTTTTAAAGCTTCAGTTCTTGCAAATTTTTCATCTAAATCTTTAATTATTTGCTCACGTGCTTCATCTAAAGATTTAATTTTCCCATCTTCAAATTTATAATCTATTTTAAATTTTTCATAATGAGCTTGAATATCTTCATCACTTGGATTTGATGAAACTATTGGAAGTTCTTTAAGTTCTAAATCATATGAAACTTCTGACATATAAGAGTTTTTATTCTCTTCCCAATATTTTTTTAATTCATCTTGATTTATATCAACTGATATATCACTAGCTTTTAAGATTTTAATTGAAATATCATCTTCTATAAAAACTAATTTACTTATATTTTCAATTTCAACACTACTTGGTTTTAAATCAAAAAGTATTTGAACTTTTTGTAATAGAATATTTCTTTTTAAAGAATCTTCGAAAATTTTTGGTGTCATTTTATTTTGAGCTAATACTTTTACATATGTATCTTTGTCAAATTTCCCATCTTTTGAGAAAGCATTATATTTTACTAATTCTTTTGCAATATCTTCATTTGTAACATCTAGTCCTAAAGAATCTGCATATGATAGGATTAAGTTTTTTTGTAAAACTTGTCTGTAAGCTGTATCTTTTAATTTTAATTGTTCTGCTAATTCTTTGTTAAACATAGAACCAAACATTTTAGAATATTGTTCATAAAGATTTGAATACTCTTGTTGATATTCTTCAACTGACACTTCTCTATCACCAACTACTGCTACAACTCCACCTTGTTTTCCATATTCATAAGAACCCCAACCAACAAAGCCAGCTCCGACAAATGCAATTGTACTAATCCAAATAGTAATCACAAGCCATTTTTTATGTCTTTGCATCCATGTTATCATAAAATATTATCCTCTTAAAAATTTTCTATATGATACAAAAGAGTTGCTTTTAAGTTCGTTAAACGGCTATTATTTCTCTATTTTGAACAATTCTTTTACTAAGTAAATCATTTATTACAGATTCTCTAATTGTTATTTCTAATTTTTTACAAGCACTTTTAAAAGCTTCTTCTTCTCCAACAATAAAACACATTCTTTTGGCTCTTGTAATTGCTGTGTAAAGTAATTTAGTATTATGCATAATATAATGGGAAAAACTCATTGGAATTAAGGCATTTTCATACTCCATTCCTTGGGTTTTGTGGATAGTTAAACAATATGCAAGTGATAATAAAGAGTGAACATTTTCAAAATCATAAAATACAACCATATCATCATTTGGATATAAAACTATACATTTCTCTTCTTCAAAATCAAGTTTTATAATAAGTCCTAATTGACCATTATAAACCCTTCTCTCAAGAAAATCAGTTGAGCCACTTTTATACATACTCATAGTTTGAGCTTTCATATTCTCATTTTTTATATGAATTACTTTGTCTGTTAGTTTGTATTCATAAACTTTTGAGACAAAAGCTTTTCCTTTTGTATGATTAAAAAGTTTTTGTAATTGAATATTTAAGTTATCAACGCCTAAAGTTCCAGCTTTCATAGGAGTAATTACTTGAAAAAGTATTAAAGCTTGAGAAATTTTCTTTTTCTTTATAAAATCATAATATTGCTCAATATAACCAGCTGAAATATTTAAAATATTATTCAAAATATATTCAGAATTTTCACCTCTTAAATCTGCAAAGTCATTTGAAGAGATAGAGTTTTTCTGCGAATAATAGTTTGAAATAGATACATCAATAAATTTAAAATCTTCATAATCTTCTTTATAAGCTGGAACTTCACCTTTTCTTATATCATTTGCAATTACGGCAATTGCCTGATTTTCATTTTGTCTATAGATTTTTGTTAGTTTACAAATTGGGGCAAGCTCATATTTTATAGCATCTGCAAGTACATTACCAGCACCAATTGCTGGTAATTGGCCATCGTCTCCTACAATTATAAAAATTGTATCATCATCAATTTTTGAAACTATTTGATTAAAAGTAACAGAGTTTACCATTGAAGCTTCATCTAAAAGTATAGCTTTGTAGGGGAAAAAATCTTTCTCTTTATGTTTCATAAGAAGTGATTGAATTGTTGAAGAGTTGTAACCTGTGGTGTCTGAAATACGCTGTGAAGCAATTCCACTTAAAGCAATAGTCATAATATCATCATAAGACATTGTCTCTTCAAGAAGCTCTAAAATCGCCCTACTTGAAGTTGATTTTCCAGTTCCTGCGTAACCAATTAAAAATAGTGTTTTATCTCCATTATTTATAAGCTCAACTGCTTTTTTTTGCTCAGTACTTAACTCAAATCCTAAAGTCTCTTGTTTTTTTAGTAAATACTCATCGAAAGTTGCAATAATTTTTCTGTTTTTTTCATCTTTTCTTCTTGTAAAAAACTCTAAAATCCGCTTTTCTGCATAATAAAGCATTGATAAGGCA from Arcobacter venerupis includes these protein-coding regions:
- the ftsA gene encoding cell division protein FtsA, which encodes MNNTFLAIDIGSSNITAVIAKHDLEYNINILGTGIQRSGGINKGLIINIEEASKAIKDAVSIAKRTTTELIDTTVVSISGSYSKSIRSSGSVNVPNGLITETEINQVMQMALYNATIVPEYEVVHVVPIFFKVDDSVEVDNPLNMNGSRLEVSVYIVTAKRTALTNIKSALKTSGIEIVKFVLDSYSSALAVLDDQQKKFGAIVINLGATTTEFVYFKGNSIIFNGFIPVGSNHITNDLSVMLHTPPSAAEKIKLEYGSLLRNYSPNNELGVTKVKIPRIGDEESISEVALDYIQTIIHARVEEVLVLVKNKLKKSGHLDNTGSGIVITGGMSYLDGIKKLAEKIYEGIPISVSNPKNIKNGFMSFDEANMATIVGLLFYSLGTNRSYQLDSSKKLVKPLKKDRMMEPKISVVENTSEKPMTQHVREEIQIKDNSTILTPLVRDKKKGVSKFWNKVSEWF
- a CDS encoding AAA family ATPase — encoded protein: MSQEEYKSFKLSGVIKKVLYKNDETKYIIAVLENNQKICGAYFDTDIEKIVGEEVILKGNWITHKKYGVQFEFDTLQLKEAEIFFFLTKIVKGVGKKFAHELLEKYDEEELIDILSNRPQELLDFKGIKEKKLQMIVSSWQKFQHLRELGSFLAKFGVTSNLITKIYSSLGEVENLIEKIKENPYILINIKGIGFKRADEIAKSLGIDPKSEFRIMACLNYTLREYCDNNGNSSIEKFHLYKLLDDSLRFFNEEALYESAISKMLVEEDLFVTSENRYALSMLYYAEKRILEFFTRRKDEKNRKIIATFDEYLLKKQETLGFELSTEQKKAVELINNGDKTLFLIGYAGTGKSTSSRAILELLEETMSYDDIMTIALSGIASQRISDTTGYNSSTIQSLLMKHKEKDFFPYKAILLDEASMVNSVTFNQIVSKIDDDTIFIIVGDDGQLPAIGAGNVLADAIKYELAPICKLTKIYRQNENQAIAVIANDIRKGEVPAYKEDYEDFKFIDVSISNYYSQKNSISSNDFADLRGENSEYILNNILNISAGYIEQYYDFIKKKKISQALILFQVITPMKAGTLGVDNLNIQLQKLFNHTKGKAFVSKVYEYKLTDKVIHIKNENMKAQTMSMYKSGSTDFLERRVYNGQLGLIIKLDFEEEKCIVLYPNDDMVVFYDFENVHSLLSLAYCLTIHKTQGMEYENALIPMSFSHYIMHNTKLLYTAITRAKRMCFIVGEEEAFKSACKKLEITIRESVINDLLSKRIVQNREIIAV
- a CDS encoding YeeE/YedE family protein: MFDLEIYEIVNILGLFIGIAFGVIAQKNQFCFSGSIKDYILTKSTKRGASVIMAMIIAIVSTTLMANHFDIDLTQSNYFKSNINYFAIIFGGLLFGTGMMVADGCSSRSLVKYGQGDSNALITLIFIAIFAYATTKGLLYGVLSPFTNNPFLIELSSYIKNVQMNIFVVLAILIVILLVLVKKVKRIFSLVDGALIGLLVSIAWFVSGYIGADSMEREIELSSITFVYPTAKTLELFTYYQVNELSFGITIICGVLVGTFLMSFINRKYSFGCTSTQTFNKVKYNMIGGALMGTGGILAIGCTVGQGLSGLSTLAFSSALAIISIFVSGLITAKILNKYDKLPMCFIFEWDDDKKNKPIDFQI
- the ftsZ gene encoding cell division protein FtsZ, with the translated sequence MENLFRVDDIKVDMPSKVLSDNVAKIAVIGVGGGGCNMINHMINEGSHKIDLIAANTDLQVLHISKAPKKIQLGLKLTKGLGAGMKPEVGRDSAVESYEEIKATLKGADIIFIAAGLGGGTGTGAAAIIAKAAKEIGALTVSVVTKPFTWEGKKRAGLANLGLEELKKVSDSIIIVPNDRLLEIIDENVGMKDAFKIIDNILYQAVNGMSEVILNPGNSDINTDFADVKTIMQHKGMALMGIGRAKGENAAQRALEDAIDSPLLDKVSLNGAKGILIHFNIHPQVSLFAINDVMGTINDRMDSNAEIIFGTTSDSTLEKDEVKITIVATGFESKNDEHEEATEGTEDANNQNNALLADSNENYYDTPPLMRDYIVQYQLN
- a CDS encoding peptidylprolyl isomerase encodes the protein MITWMQRHKKWLVITIWISTIAFVGAGFVGWGSYEYGKQGGVVAVVGDREVSVEEYQQEYSNLYEQYSKMFGSMFNKELAEQLKLKDTAYRQVLQKNLILSYADSLGLDVTNEDIAKELVKYNAFSKDGKFDKDTYVKVLAQNKMTPKIFEDSLKRNILLQKVQILFDLKPSSVEIENISKLVFIEDDISIKILKASDISVDINQDELKKYWEENKNSYMSEVSYDLELKELPIVSSNPSDEDIQAHYEKFKIDYKFEDGKIKSLDEAREQIIKDLDEKFARTEALKIYLKIKKDEEKLDAKVNYKESLLPFLEDNSKILELTEGEIAKPFLENNKYVIAKLNKKNPSQALFFEEALPLVTKDYEKIMKAKKLDELSASQLKDFQGTEITGITRESIDKIPGLEQKDAAKFLNELFSATSKEGVVKLDGKEVLYKINNSKFADYNKAKDDVVKGTIIQLQEEELMTNLMKKLENTFEIQSSNKEKE